In Cervus canadensis isolate Bull #8, Minnesota chromosome 6, ASM1932006v1, whole genome shotgun sequence, one DNA window encodes the following:
- the LOC122444086 gene encoding olfactory receptor 4F6-like — MYARNDTSVSEFVFLGLSTSRPVQHFLLAFSTVFYVTIVLGNLLVVFAVTFGPHLHSPMYFLLANLSFIDLCLSTLTVPKMISDLYSEHKTVSFQGCVTQIFVLHTLGGSEMVLLTAMGFDRYVAICKPLHYLTIMSPRVCLLLPCGAWAIGLIHSVVQLAFVIHLPFCGPNEIDNFYCDLPWFIKLACIDSYRMEFMVTANSGFISMGTFFLLIMSYIFILVTVWKRSSGGLHKALSTLSAHISVVVLFFGPCIFVYMWPFPIVPVDKFLAILDFLVTPILNPAIYTLRNKDMKMAMRRLCGQFLSLKIS; from the coding sequence ATGTATGCAAGAAATGACACTTCAGTGTCTGAATTTGTTTTCCTGGGACTTTCTACCTCTAGACCAGTGCAGCATTTCCTCCTTGCCTTCTCTACAGTGTTTTATGTAACAATTGTTCTAGGGAATCTCCTTGTTGTGTTTGCAGTGACCTTTGGCCCTCATCTACACTCCCCCATGTACTTCCTTTTAGCCAACCTCTCATTCATTGATTTGTGTCTTTCTACCTTAACGGTGCCTAAGATGATCTCTGACCTGTACTCTGAGCACAAAACCGTATCCTTCCAGGGGTGTGTCACCCAGATATTTGTCCTTCACACCCTGGGTGGATCTGAGATGGTGCTGCTCACTGCCATGGGctttgaccgctatgtggccatctgtaagccccTGCACTACCTGACCATCATGAGCCCACGGGTGTGCCTTTTGCTTCCGTGTGGTGCTTGGGCTATTGGCCTCATTCACTCAGTGGTCCAGTTAGCTTTTGTGATCCATTTGCCTTTCTGTGGTCCTAATGAAATCGACAACTTTTACTGTGACCTTCCTTGGTTTATCAAACTTGCCTGCATAGATTCCTACAGAATGGAATTCATGGTCACTGCCAACAGTGGGTTCATATCCATGGGCACTTTCTTCTTACTGATTATGTCCTACATTTTCATCCTGGTCACTGTGTGGAAACGCTCTTCAGGTGGTTTGCACAAGGCCCTCTCCACTCTCTCAGCACACATCTCTGTGGTGGTTTTGTTCTTTGGACCATGCATCTTTGTTTACATGTGGCCATTTCCTATAGTGCCAGTGGATAAGTTTCTTGCCATTTTAGACTTTTTGGTTACACCCATCCTGAATCCTGCCATTTACACATTGAGGAACAAAGACATGAAGATGGCTATGAGGAGACTGTGTGGTCAGTTTTTGAGTTTGAAGATCTCTTAA